A window from Tenacibaculum singaporense encodes these proteins:
- a CDS encoding AI-2E family transporter — protein sequence MKNASNFIIVTVAIIATLVIGKGILIPFVFALIFWFLTREIRKTIYKIPFAKRFIPFWLSNVFVFTFIILGFGFVSEIITNSISNLTTSYSKYEPNVDAIIKRLDAYFHIDIIKSLQSVIGDFDYGSVLGDIANGISSLLGNTFMIIIYALFIFLEESNFKKKLQKMFMSTQNNPKSFQVILKKIEDSISNYLRLKTYVSLLTGILSYFVLLLVGVDGAPFWAFLIFLLNYIPTIGSLIATAFPAIFCLIQFGEFPPFLVILFAVGSIQVVVGNVVEPRVFGKSLNLSPLVTILSLAVWGEIWGITGMILSVPITVIMIIIFSQFDKTKNIAILLSESGNVDEI from the coding sequence GTGAAAAACGCATCAAACTTTATTATTGTAACCGTAGCAATTATTGCAACATTGGTTATTGGAAAAGGAATTTTAATTCCATTTGTTTTTGCACTTATTTTTTGGTTTTTAACACGTGAAATTCGCAAAACCATCTACAAAATTCCTTTTGCCAAACGCTTTATTCCTTTTTGGCTAAGCAATGTATTTGTTTTTACATTTATCATCTTAGGGTTTGGCTTTGTTTCGGAAATAATTACCAACAGTATTTCAAACCTAACCACTTCATACTCTAAATATGAACCGAATGTTGATGCTATTATAAAACGTTTAGATGCTTATTTTCATATCGACATTATCAAGTCGCTACAATCAGTTATTGGAGATTTTGATTATGGCTCTGTTTTAGGCGATATAGCGAACGGAATTAGTAGTTTGCTAGGAAATACCTTTATGATTATTATTTACGCCTTATTTATCTTCTTAGAGGAAAGTAATTTTAAAAAGAAGTTACAGAAGATGTTTATGAGCACTCAAAATAATCCTAAAAGCTTTCAAGTTATCTTAAAAAAGATTGAAGACTCAATTTCAAATTATTTACGACTAAAAACCTATGTAAGCTTATTAACCGGTATACTTAGTTATTTTGTATTGCTGTTAGTAGGTGTAGATGGAGCTCCGTTTTGGGCATTTCTTATCTTTTTATTGAATTATATACCTACTATAGGGTCGCTAATAGCAACTGCTTTTCCAGCCATATTTTGTTTAATTCAGTTTGGAGAGTTTCCTCCTTTTTTAGTCATATTATTTGCTGTAGGTAGTATTCAGGTAGTAGTTGGTAATGTTGTAGAACCTAGAGTTTTTGGAAAGTCGCTAAATTTAAGTCCGCTAGTTACCATACTTTCTTTAGCTGTTTGGGGAGAAATTTGGGGAATTACTGGAATGATACTTTCAGTACCTATCACGGTAATTATGATTATTATCTTTTCACAATTTGATAAAACAAAAAACATTGCCATTCTCTTATCTGAAAGTGGCAATGTAGATGAAATATAA